The genomic DNA TGACCGCTCAGACCGGGAGAACCATAAGTGGGGGTATAATAACCAGCACCTGATATCGGATTTATTATTGACGTGCTTCCAGTTGGAACTTGTGTCGTTCCTCCCGGTGTTACCCACAGATTGTGGTCGCCCAGCCGGGGATTGTACATACCACCCCACTGGATGCCGAGATCACGGGCAGTATCTTTAGTTGTTTCCACAATGTTCGCCTTAATCAAAATCTGCGGCGTCGGTTTATCGAGCCTCTCAATAACAGGAATCATTCTCAGTAAATCATCCCTTATTGCATGAATGATCAGGGAGTTGCTGTGCTCATCCACTCTTATTGATCCATATGGCTTGCCGTCCTTATCTTTCGTCAGAAATTCCTGAAGATTATCCTTGAGCCCCTTAGCATCGGCATAACTGATGCTGATCACACGGGTCAGCGGCGGTTCCATCTGTTTAATGCCCCTCTCCTGGGTTTTTCTCTTCAGATCCTGCTCTATATCATCCGACGTCATAACGCGAATAATGTCGCCCTCCCAGGCATAATTCAAGCCCTGGTTACGCAGGATACTATTGAATGCCTGATCCCATGGAACGTTCTTGAAATCAACGGTAACATCCCCTTTAACCTCATTCTTGACCAGTATGTTCTGTCCCTCAATCCGGGCAAGAGACCGGAGAACCGCCTTTACATCAGCCTGGCGCATTTTCAGGCTTATGTTCCCTGTAGGAAGGCGCCTTGCAGGTTTTACCACCCTTCCCCCCGGTGAATCAGATTCTCCTTTTTGTTCAACTTCCAGCATACTCATTGTCTTTGGTATCGGCGCCGGCGATTGTCCCGTGTTTGTCTTCGCCATTTTATCCCATTTCTCAAAGAAAGGATCCTTCTTTACTGATTTATCGCCGGCACAACCCATTATGAGCACTCCCATTAAAAAGACAACGATCAGCCAGCTAATTCTTTTCCGATGGTGTCTATCAGCCAAGGTCAATCCCCCCTTCCACATGTACGTTATTCCTGCAAAGGAACATCAAATTTTGCCCCACTCTTTTCATTG from Deltaproteobacteria bacterium includes the following:
- the pilQ gene encoding type IV pilus secretin PilQ; its protein translation is MADRHHRKRISWLIVVFLMGVLIMGCAGDKSVKKDPFFEKWDKMAKTNTGQSPAPIPKTMSMLEVEQKGESDSPGGRVVKPARRLPTGNISLKMRQADVKAVLRSLARIEGQNILVKNEVKGDVTVDFKNVPWDQAFNSILRNQGLNYAWEGDIIRVMTSDDIEQDLKRKTQERGIKQMEPPLTRVISISYADAKGLKDNLQEFLTKDKDGKPYGSIRVDEHSNSLIIHAIRDDLLRMIPVIERLDKPTPQILIKANIVETTKDTARDLGIQWGGMYNPRLGDHNLWVTPGGTTQVPTGSTSIINPISGAGYYTPTYGSPGLSGQGFGVNFPATMSASAAGTLGLMFGTLGGNILEMQLNALQKDGKLNILSSPSITTLDNQKAFTENGEKIPYVTLDTTITPPTKTVKFEIAVLRLEIKPHVIDGKNLKMEIKVVKDEVDMTRQVEGNPFIIKKQTETSLIVRDGETIVISGLTKQKSQDSESGIPGFKDIPVLGWLFKGTGKRESMEEVLIFITPTILPVQKVAAVPEGSDKKSEKAPETGK